In Halalkalibaculum roseum, a single window of DNA contains:
- a CDS encoding DMT family transporter translates to MKKRTLVEISLFIVAIIWALNFSIIKSSLTEIDPLSFNGLRFVFAAAIIWLALLWKKQQFRIPKKDWLPLLGMGLLGNLVYQGLFIIGIDYTLSANAAVMLGTIPIWVALFSHFFRLERMNIFKSIGVLFAFGGIVFIISGGSKGFSFGSDTFLGDVIIVLAAMVWGGFTILSKPFLNRYTPIQFSAVMSTIGCIVLFLIGLPSMTTIDWGSVSYAAYGGVVYSGLLSIGAAYIIWNYGLQTVGAVHTATYQNLVPVMGLVFGVVLLNEQLTLLQYIGSALVIAGIVLARWKRRELRTQSKT, encoded by the coding sequence GTGAAAAAGCGAACGCTGGTAGAAATCTCATTATTTATAGTGGCCATCATCTGGGCCCTAAACTTTTCTATCATCAAGAGCAGCCTGACCGAAATAGATCCACTTAGCTTTAACGGTTTGCGATTCGTTTTTGCAGCGGCCATCATCTGGCTGGCCCTGCTTTGGAAAAAGCAGCAGTTTCGTATACCAAAAAAAGACTGGCTGCCCTTGCTGGGAATGGGATTGCTTGGCAACCTGGTATACCAGGGATTATTTATAATCGGAATTGATTATACCCTTTCGGCCAATGCTGCTGTCATGCTGGGTACTATTCCAATCTGGGTGGCTCTGTTTTCTCATTTTTTCAGGCTTGAGAGGATGAATATATTCAAATCCATTGGCGTACTCTTTGCATTTGGAGGCATCGTATTTATTATCTCCGGTGGCAGTAAGGGATTTTCATTCGGCTCGGATACTTTTCTGGGCGATGTCATAATAGTTTTGGCTGCTATGGTCTGGGGCGGGTTTACCATTCTCTCCAAACCCTTCCTCAACAGGTATACTCCGATACAGTTTTCTGCAGTCATGTCAACCATCGGGTGTATAGTACTCTTTCTGATCGGTTTGCCCAGCATGACAACTATTGATTGGGGTAGTGTCTCATATGCCGCCTATGGTGGGGTGGTGTATAGCGGACTGCTTTCTATCGGAGCGGCTTATATTATCTGGAACTATGGACTGCAGACAGTGGGAGCAGTACATACAGCGACCTATCAAAACCTGGTACCGGTCATGGGGCTTGTTTTCGGGGTGGTACTGCTGAATGAGCAGCTTACACTGCTTCAGTATATTGGTTCTGCTCTGGTGATTGCAGGAATAGTATTAGCGCGCTGGAAAAGAAGGGAATTAAGAACCCAATCTAAGACTTAG
- a CDS encoding TetR/AcrR family transcriptional regulator gives MGTEERKAREKERRRNNIIDAAEKVIFAKGLDQATMEEIAEEAELSKGTLYLYFKNKNELYMAITQRGSEILNRRFAKIFTGDHTGIELIRLMGDTYLDFVRNNPDYFNAFIYYESLKDAEELENSEMAQTCENNMREAMNYMVRCLQIGMQDGTIDDSYDPKELAILVWASTRGITNIHHMKKTGHHFQMLNEMEINTDSLFENFLNLIGTGMATEKGRKKKMTDGHLLKHTEE, from the coding sequence ATGGGAACAGAAGAACGAAAAGCACGAGAAAAAGAACGCCGTCGCAATAATATCATAGACGCGGCTGAAAAGGTAATCTTTGCCAAGGGTCTGGACCAGGCAACCATGGAAGAGATAGCTGAAGAGGCAGAGCTCAGCAAGGGGACCTTGTATCTCTACTTCAAGAATAAAAATGAGCTGTATATGGCTATAACGCAGCGCGGTTCTGAAATACTGAACCGGAGATTTGCGAAAATATTTACCGGTGACCACACAGGTATCGAACTGATCCGACTGATGGGCGACACCTACCTCGATTTCGTACGCAACAATCCCGACTACTTCAATGCATTTATCTATTATGAGTCGCTTAAGGATGCAGAAGAGCTGGAAAACAGTGAGATGGCTCAAACCTGTGAAAATAATATGCGGGAAGCCATGAACTATATGGTTCGTTGCCTTCAGATCGGGATGCAAGACGGTACCATCGATGACTCCTACGATCCCAAAGAACTTGCCATACTGGTTTGGGCCAGTACGAGAGGTATCACCAACATCCATCATATGAAAAAAACCGGCCACCATTTCCAGATGCTCAATGAAATGGAGATCAATACCGATTCCCTTTTTGAGAACTTCCTGAATCTGATCGGAACAGGTATGGCCACTGAAAAGGGCAGAAAGAAAAAAATGACCGATGGTCATTTATTGAAACATACGGAAGAATGA
- a CDS encoding DUF4293 family protein yields MIQRIQSVFLLLASVLNGSVFFNALYSHSMDDPQAWIGIGFAITLTLALLAPLGCIALYKNRENQVKWVTRTMILQVIVLGYGLGIFISLGGFGSFLWDEAIGIGMLVIALLSQIYARKKIKDDIELVKSMDRIR; encoded by the coding sequence GTGATTCAAAGAATACAATCTGTTTTTTTACTTCTGGCTTCCGTTCTGAACGGAAGCGTCTTCTTTAATGCCCTTTACAGTCATTCCATGGATGACCCGCAGGCGTGGATCGGCATCGGTTTCGCTATCACCCTCACACTTGCATTACTGGCACCTTTAGGTTGTATCGCCTTGTATAAAAACAGGGAAAACCAGGTGAAATGGGTGACCCGTACGATGATCCTGCAAGTGATAGTTCTCGGGTATGGTTTGGGTATATTTATTTCATTGGGTGGATTCGGGTCCTTTTTATGGGATGAAGCCATTGGTATCGGGATGCTGGTAATAGCCCTTCTATCTCAGATTTATGCACGTAAAAAGATCAAAGATGATATCGAGCTGGTAAAATCAATGGACCGCATCCGGTAA
- the pyrR gene encoding bifunctional pyr operon transcriptional regulator/uracil phosphoribosyltransferase PyrR: MNRAKIMSADDLNRTYRRFAHQFLEPHDDPSKLAIIGMQTRGVYIGKRIKEIISKDFNLDVDFGVLDVTFYRDDFRSKLKMPEVKVTEIPFDLYERDIVLVDDVLYTGRTVRSAMDALMSYGRPNSIKFCAMVDRGHRELPISADYVGIKLPTHIREEVRVKVKELDDEDAVYVVQNPNNDKS; encoded by the coding sequence TTGAATAGAGCAAAAATAATGTCTGCGGATGATCTGAATCGCACTTACCGGCGATTTGCCCACCAGTTTTTGGAACCGCATGACGATCCATCCAAACTTGCCATTATCGGGATGCAAACCCGGGGTGTGTACATCGGTAAGCGGATTAAAGAAATTATTTCCAAAGATTTCAACCTGGATGTTGACTTCGGTGTACTGGATGTCACTTTTTATCGGGATGATTTCCGAAGCAAGCTGAAAATGCCGGAAGTCAAAGTTACGGAAATTCCTTTCGACCTATATGAGCGGGATATCGTGCTGGTGGATGATGTGCTTTATACCGGCCGTACGGTCCGTTCAGCTATGGATGCTCTAATGAGCTATGGTCGTCCCAACAGCATAAAATTCTGCGCGATGGTAGATAGGGGACATCGTGAGCTGCCTATCAGTGCCGATTATGTCGGTATCAAGCTGCCCACACATATCCGGGAAGAAGTAAGAGTGAAGGTGAAGGAATTGGACGATGAAGATGCCGTCTATGTAGTGCAAAATCCCAACAATGATAAATCGTGA
- a CDS encoding efflux RND transporter permease subunit: protein MNNQEKTNGAPHKDGKPVGKRKEFGLSSFSIDNRISVLVIIVLVALFGVQSYINIPKESSPDITIPNIMVITTYPGVSPEDMESLITRKLEDELGGISDVKTMTSTTSEGYSNINMEFNSDVNIEDALQKVREKVDLAKPELPQDSEDPIIQEINFSEFPIMQVNISGEYGLVQLKEIAEDIQDRIETIPSVLEVNLAGGLEREVKVDVDLPKLKYYGLTFADLIAAIQQENVTIPGGTIDVGTKKFLVRVPGEYETPKPIEDIVIDAPDDQPIYIRDVAEVTFGFKDRETYAELDNAPVISLSIVKRSGENILETSAAVKSILDEELPGLPPTTKFEITSDQSDQINSMVSSLENNIISGLLLVVGVLLFFLGVRNASFVGIAIPLSMFTSFIIISMLGMTMNMIVLFSLILALGMLVDNAIVVVENIYRYLEEGYDNFEAAKKGTGEVAVPIISGTLTTLAAFFPLLFWPGITGEFMSYLPMTLIITLSSSLFVALVINPVICALFMTLENVDSTGKPKMTRRGKLTMAGFFGILAIGALISDLLTWSMLIILGAILWAANRWILNPIGKWWQKEGLGKVLKRYEIGLRWALDHSKSVLGIAVLVLISSFVVFGMFNPGIEYFPEDIPPARAYVQVEAPIGTNVEFTKNIVDELEQKVPNIPNNGDIETVLSTSGSAISSNPMGGGSSSSHRGTVVLNFEDYQRRQGTSFDAIEYARSHFSKGIAGAEITVEEEQQGPPSGPPINLEISGKSMEGLTQASEDILRILENDPVYSKLDGLESDLPEARPEVRIRVDREKAAVYGLSTQAIGNTVRQAINGVEASKYRDGKDEYDITVRLDKKYRTDMSTLQDLTVVDEGRQIPLSSVATWEVTEGLGGIKHKDQERVITVMADVRSNYNANAVLEEVQQVLQPYIQNELPASYSTNWTGQQEDQQEAIDFLSMAFLVALFLISFILISQFNSLFKPFIVMTSVIMSTAGVFYGLVIFQMPFVIIMTGIGVISLAGVVVNNAIVLIDYIDILRYRDNMGLYEALVEGGKVRFRPVVLTAITTTLGLVPLAIGFNLDFIVLTSNPVEFFTSLGEYLYWGGEQAAWWAPMAIAVIVGLLFATVLTLILVPVLYYLFENGRRGINRYFFDTANPDLIVDHSKVNGEPTDKQQAEPVGAQ from the coding sequence ATGAATAATCAGGAAAAAACAAACGGCGCACCGCATAAAGACGGCAAGCCGGTGGGAAAAAGAAAAGAATTCGGACTTTCGTCCTTTTCCATAGACAATCGAATCAGCGTACTGGTGATCATTGTACTGGTTGCACTCTTTGGGGTACAGTCTTATATCAATATTCCAAAAGAGTCATCACCGGATATCACTATACCTAATATCATGGTTATTACCACCTACCCGGGGGTTTCTCCTGAAGATATGGAGAGCCTGATTACCCGAAAGCTTGAAGATGAGCTGGGTGGTATATCGGATGTAAAGACCATGACATCGACCACATCGGAAGGCTATTCCAATATCAATATGGAGTTCAATTCGGATGTTAATATTGAGGATGCGCTGCAGAAAGTGCGGGAAAAGGTTGATCTTGCCAAGCCGGAACTCCCTCAGGATTCGGAAGATCCGATTATACAGGAGATTAATTTCTCTGAGTTTCCCATCATGCAGGTAAATATTTCCGGAGAATACGGACTGGTACAACTCAAAGAGATTGCCGAAGATATCCAGGATCGTATTGAGACCATTCCTTCAGTTCTGGAAGTTAACCTTGCCGGCGGACTGGAGCGTGAGGTGAAAGTGGATGTCGATCTCCCCAAGCTTAAGTATTACGGTTTGACATTTGCTGACCTCATTGCAGCCATACAACAGGAGAATGTGACTATTCCCGGCGGTACTATAGATGTGGGTACCAAGAAGTTTCTGGTACGTGTGCCCGGCGAATACGAGACGCCCAAGCCCATTGAGGATATCGTAATTGATGCTCCTGATGACCAGCCGATCTATATCCGTGACGTAGCGGAAGTTACATTCGGATTCAAAGATCGTGAGACCTATGCCGAGCTGGATAATGCACCGGTAATCAGCTTGTCTATAGTTAAACGAAGCGGTGAAAATATACTGGAAACTTCCGCGGCTGTTAAGAGCATACTGGATGAAGAGCTGCCCGGTTTACCACCGACAACGAAATTTGAGATTACTTCTGACCAGAGCGATCAAATTAATTCCATGGTCAGCAGTCTTGAAAACAATATTATTTCAGGTCTGCTTTTAGTAGTCGGCGTGCTTCTATTCTTCCTGGGAGTTCGAAATGCTTCTTTTGTAGGTATTGCCATCCCGTTGTCAATGTTTACTTCATTTATCATTATCAGCATGCTCGGGATGACCATGAACATGATTGTGCTATTCTCCCTGATACTGGCCCTGGGTATGCTGGTGGATAATGCCATTGTAGTCGTGGAGAATATCTACAGGTATCTTGAAGAGGGCTATGATAATTTCGAGGCGGCTAAAAAGGGTACCGGTGAAGTAGCTGTACCGATAATTTCGGGTACTTTGACTACGCTGGCTGCGTTTTTCCCGCTGCTATTCTGGCCGGGCATAACCGGGGAGTTCATGTCGTACCTGCCCATGACGCTCATCATCACACTCAGTAGTTCGCTTTTTGTAGCTCTGGTGATCAACCCGGTGATATGTGCCTTATTCATGACCCTGGAAAATGTCGACAGCACCGGCAAGCCTAAGATGACCCGAAGAGGCAAACTTACGATGGCAGGCTTTTTTGGAATCCTTGCTATCGGAGCCTTGATCAGTGATTTGCTGACATGGTCTATGCTCATCATTTTAGGTGCCATTCTCTGGGCAGCCAACCGCTGGATTCTCAACCCCATCGGTAAATGGTGGCAAAAAGAAGGATTGGGTAAAGTGCTGAAAAGATATGAGATCGGCTTGCGCTGGGCGCTCGATCACAGTAAGTCGGTATTAGGTATTGCGGTACTGGTTCTCATATCCAGTTTTGTGGTTTTTGGAATGTTCAACCCCGGTATAGAGTATTTCCCCGAAGATATCCCACCGGCGCGTGCCTATGTGCAGGTGGAGGCGCCAATTGGCACCAATGTAGAATTCACAAAGAATATTGTTGATGAGCTTGAACAGAAAGTACCCAATATCCCGAATAACGGAGATATTGAAACGGTCTTGAGTACATCCGGCTCCGCCATCTCTTCGAATCCGATGGGTGGGGGAAGTTCATCCTCCCACCGGGGCACGGTAGTATTAAACTTTGAGGATTACCAGCGCAGGCAGGGGACCAGTTTTGATGCAATTGAATATGCAAGGAGTCACTTCTCCAAAGGAATAGCCGGCGCGGAAATTACTGTAGAAGAAGAGCAGCAGGGACCACCCTCTGGGCCTCCTATCAACCTGGAAATTTCAGGTAAAAGCATGGAAGGATTGACACAGGCGTCGGAAGATATCCTTCGCATTCTGGAAAATGATCCGGTATACAGCAAGCTGGACGGTCTGGAATCCGATTTACCGGAAGCCCGTCCAGAAGTACGTATCAGGGTAGACCGGGAAAAAGCGGCGGTATACGGTCTTTCTACACAGGCAATCGGTAACACCGTTCGCCAGGCGATCAACGGCGTTGAGGCTTCAAAGTACCGTGACGGTAAGGACGAATACGACATCACCGTACGTCTGGATAAAAAGTACCGCACCGATATGAGCACCTTGCAAGATCTTACGGTTGTTGATGAAGGCAGACAAATTCCGCTTTCCAGTGTGGCTACCTGGGAGGTGACTGAAGGTCTGGGCGGCATAAAGCATAAAGACCAGGAAAGAGTTATAACGGTTATGGCAGATGTGCGATCCAACTACAATGCCAATGCCGTTCTTGAAGAAGTGCAGCAGGTATTGCAGCCGTATATTCAGAATGAATTGCCGGCTTCCTACTCCACAAACTGGACCGGCCAGCAGGAAGACCAGCAGGAGGCCATTGACTTTCTCTCTATGGCATTCCTGGTAGCCTTGTTCCTGATCTCTTTTATCCTGATATCACAGTTCAATTCCCTTTTCAAACCATTCATCGTGATGACCTCGGTGATTATGTCTACGGCAGGAGTATTTTACGGACTGGTAATATTCCAGATGCCTTTTGTCATCATCATGACGGGTATCGGTGTGATATCACTGGCCGGGGTGGTAGTTAACAATGCAATTGTACTTATTGACTACATAGACATTTTAAGGTACCGGGACAACATGGGACTATATGAGGCACTGGTAGAAGGCGGAAAAGTGCGTTTTCGTCCGGTAGTATTGACTGCAATTACCACTACGCTTGGCCTGGTTCCCCTTGCAATCGGATTCAACCTTGACTTCATAGTGTTGACCAGCAATCCTGTTGAGTTCTTTACCAGCCTGGGAGAGTATCTCTACTGGGGTGGTGAGCAGGCAGCATGGTGGGCACCTATGGCTATTGCCGTAATTGTCGGTCTGCTATTTGCAACCGTACTCACACTGATTCTGGTACCGGTGCTCTATTACCTGTTTGAAAACGGTAGAAGAGGTATCAACCGCTACTTCTTTGATACCGCCAATCCTGACCTGATTGTGGATCATTCAAAGGTAAACGGAGAGCCGACGGACAAGCAACAGGCCGAACCGGTTGGGGCACAATAG
- a CDS encoding TolC family protein, translating to MQNHVSILSIKKSICPVLLCALFSLLPLWSASAQDTGKEEIATSVEEVRQQSRPVTLTQAIQIALANNTEIKRSLLTLEDADQQVRIAWSEVMPEITGSATYTRNLEIPVNFVPAQFFDPNAPADELVPLQFGTDNNWNGGVSVNQTLFRGEAIVGISSSKLYKSAQAENLRATTQQIVTDTRIAYYNVLVAEEQLRLQQATVDRIRQNLRENRSRQEAGLIDEYAVLQVEVQLSNQEPQLTQAKYAVEQAYRELNLRLGLPIEVSLAVQGDLNRFQIGAESVADQVNQNIKEVDSMTPYSYEQQKELVDLATDYRGDIRVLNKQEDLKEREIKAIQSRFLPTLSANYNLNWSAAQAGSPVFFGSEETRARSQTLGLTLSLPLFQGFERSANLQIAKIEQKDIRLQQEFALRSAKNEIQSAREGLNQAIETAPAREKALKQAREGYNRAQARLSNGIGSQIDVTEAEFQLRQAEVNYAQMVYNYLSAKARYDLAVGMVPFVDKSTPELN from the coding sequence ATGCAGAATCACGTGTCCATATTATCGATCAAAAAATCAATTTGTCCGGTACTATTATGCGCCTTGTTCTCTCTACTACCCTTATGGAGTGCCTCTGCCCAGGATACAGGAAAGGAAGAGATAGCCACTTCGGTAGAGGAGGTTCGACAGCAATCGCGGCCCGTCACCCTGACTCAGGCTATCCAGATTGCACTGGCCAACAATACAGAGATCAAACGCTCACTTTTAACTCTGGAGGATGCCGATCAGCAGGTTCGTATAGCATGGAGTGAAGTGATGCCTGAAATTACAGGAAGCGCTACCTATACCCGAAACCTGGAGATTCCCGTTAACTTCGTCCCAGCCCAATTTTTCGATCCCAATGCACCTGCGGATGAACTAGTACCCCTGCAATTCGGTACCGACAACAACTGGAATGGAGGTGTTTCGGTCAACCAGACGCTTTTCAGAGGTGAAGCAATAGTCGGGATCAGCAGCTCTAAACTTTACAAAAGCGCTCAGGCAGAAAACTTACGCGCTACCACCCAGCAGATCGTAACCGACACGCGTATTGCCTATTACAATGTTCTGGTTGCCGAAGAACAGCTTCGTTTGCAACAGGCAACCGTTGACAGGATTCGCCAGAATCTTCGCGAAAACAGATCCCGGCAGGAAGCGGGACTTATTGATGAGTATGCGGTGTTACAGGTTGAGGTTCAGCTGAGCAATCAGGAGCCGCAACTGACACAGGCAAAATACGCTGTTGAGCAGGCATACCGCGAATTGAACCTCAGGCTCGGTCTCCCCATCGAAGTTTCACTGGCTGTTCAGGGTGACCTGAACCGGTTTCAAATCGGAGCAGAGAGTGTTGCCGATCAGGTAAATCAGAATATTAAAGAAGTAGACAGCATGACGCCCTACTCTTATGAGCAGCAAAAAGAATTGGTGGATCTCGCTACGGATTACCGTGGAGATATCCGTGTGCTCAATAAGCAGGAGGATCTCAAAGAAAGAGAAATCAAGGCTATTCAAAGCCGTTTTCTACCGACTCTGTCGGCAAATTACAATCTGAACTGGTCCGCTGCCCAGGCGGGAAGCCCGGTATTCTTTGGTTCTGAAGAGACGAGGGCGCGTTCGCAGACTCTTGGGCTGACATTGAGCCTGCCCTTATTTCAGGGATTTGAACGAAGTGCTAATCTACAGATAGCCAAGATTGAACAGAAAGATATCAGGCTGCAGCAGGAATTCGCCTTGCGTTCGGCTAAGAATGAGATTCAATCAGCCCGCGAGGGTCTGAACCAGGCTATTGAAACGGCACCCGCCAGAGAGAAGGCACTTAAACAGGCAAGAGAAGGTTATAACAGGGCCCAAGCCAGATTGAGTAATGGCATCGGCTCACAGATAGATGTAACAGAAGCAGAATTTCAATTGAGGCAGGCGGAAGTAAACTATGCACAAATGGTATACAATTACCTATCGGCAAAAGCCAGATACGATCTTGCCGTCGGCATGGTGCCTTTCGTTGATAAATCTACCCCGGAATTAAATTAA
- a CDS encoding D-glycero-alpha-D-manno-heptose-1,7-bisphosphate 7-phosphatase, translating into MNKAFFLDRDGTINVDYNFVHTPEEWTWCSGAVESIRRLNEAGFKVIVVTNQSGISRGRYSSEQVNHLHEWVDRELHEAGAQVDDWYMAPHHPKYDTELQYPREDRKPGKGMFRKAAQKYNIDFSNSFMAGDKISDLQPAVDLGITPFFIRSRHEPDQDKDWLRKHEIPSYETLHKALNDQFEL; encoded by the coding sequence ATGAACAAGGCATTTTTTCTTGATCGTGATGGCACCATCAATGTGGATTATAATTTTGTTCATACCCCTGAAGAGTGGACATGGTGCAGCGGTGCGGTAGAATCGATTCGTCGATTAAATGAAGCCGGTTTCAAGGTAATTGTAGTAACCAACCAATCCGGCATCAGTCGCGGAAGATATAGCTCGGAGCAGGTAAATCATCTGCACGAGTGGGTTGACCGGGAATTGCACGAAGCAGGTGCTCAAGTCGATGATTGGTATATGGCACCTCACCATCCCAAATACGATACTGAGCTTCAATATCCCCGTGAAGACCGGAAACCCGGAAAGGGGATGTTCAGAAAGGCGGCTCAGAAATATAATATTGATTTCAGCAACTCCTTCATGGCCGGAGACAAAATAAGCGACCTGCAACCGGCTGTCGATCTGGGTATCACACCATTTTTCATCCGATCAAGACATGAGCCCGATCAGGATAAAGATTGGCTCAGGAAACATGAGATTCCGTCTTACGAGACTTTGCATAAAGCTTTAAATGACCAATTCGAACTATGA
- a CDS encoding efflux RND transporter periplasmic adaptor subunit, translated as MNKLYIIAIALLTGFLSACGQEQEVPQQELVKTVNVETETLQAQSFERYLRLVGTVESLNDVNISAEVSGTVERYYVEKGDRVAEGEQILKIDDSKLVQEKARLEAQTEQAREQYERLQRVFEQDSIGSEIDIINARAAYQQSKSALESIKVDLQNTTVSAPFDAILEDRMLEKGEMASPGMPLVRLIGRDRLTVTAGVPSRFSDVVNVGDQAEVWFDFQSSDTLKLPITYVAESIDPQARTFKIEIELPANSKKYKIDMIANVKLRTLQRDNVIVVGEEYVFQKENAFVVYTLEQNEEGNTVAREKAVRLGPSYENSIVIEDGLSAGQQLITVGSSFLQNDTRVEVVENRSEEIAQSN; from the coding sequence ATGAATAAGCTATATATAATTGCAATTGCCCTTTTGACAGGTTTTTTATCAGCCTGCGGGCAGGAACAGGAAGTACCACAACAGGAGCTGGTAAAAACGGTCAATGTGGAAACCGAGACTTTGCAGGCCCAATCTTTTGAACGCTATCTGCGCCTGGTCGGTACGGTCGAGTCTCTGAATGACGTCAATATCTCTGCTGAAGTATCTGGGACAGTTGAACGATACTATGTAGAGAAGGGAGATCGCGTAGCGGAGGGAGAGCAGATCCTGAAAATTGATGACAGCAAATTGGTGCAGGAAAAAGCCAGGCTGGAAGCACAGACCGAGCAGGCCCGGGAGCAGTACGAACGCCTTCAAAGAGTATTTGAACAAGACAGTATTGGTTCTGAAATTGACATAATCAATGCGAGGGCAGCCTACCAGCAGAGCAAATCGGCCCTGGAATCGATCAAGGTAGATCTACAGAATACCACGGTTTCGGCTCCTTTTGACGCTATCCTGGAGGATCGCATGTTAGAAAAAGGAGAGATGGCCAGTCCCGGAATGCCGCTGGTCAGACTTATCGGACGCGATCGCCTGACCGTCACAGCAGGTGTCCCATCGCGTTTTTCGGATGTAGTAAATGTTGGGGATCAAGCTGAAGTCTGGTTCGATTTTCAAAGCAGCGATACCCTTAAACTTCCCATTACCTACGTAGCGGAGAGTATTGATCCCCAAGCAAGAACCTTCAAAATTGAAATCGAGCTGCCGGCAAACTCTAAAAAGTACAAGATCGACATGATCGCGAATGTCAAATTGCGGACACTGCAACGCGATAACGTTATCGTGGTCGGGGAAGAATATGTCTTTCAAAAAGAGAATGCTTTCGTTGTATACACACTGGAACAAAATGAAGAGGGAAATACAGTGGCACGTGAAAAGGCAGTTAGGCTCGGACCCTCTTATGAAAACAGTATCGTTATTGAGGATGGATTGAGTGCCGGCCAGCAACTTATCACGGTGGGTTCCTCATTCCTGCAGAATGACACCCGTGTTGAAGTTGTGGAAAACAGAAGTGAAGAAATTGCACAAAGTAATTAG
- a CDS encoding aspartate carbamoyltransferase catalytic subunit, whose product MAENTDIREYDFSQKHLLGLKEYSREDILFVLEQAKYFREILDRPVPKVPTLRDKTIVNLFYENSTRTRLSFELAQKRMGADVVNFSTGSSSVKKGETLKDTIRNISSMKIDMVVVRHESPGVPYFLTRVVDAAIINAGDGAHEHPTQALLDMFTMQQVYPDLEGRHIAIIGDISHSRVVRSNIIGLNKLGAKVTVCGPKTFMPVFVEDLGVEVSYDLEETLSSCDIAMALRIQLERQDAGTELFPSIREYHEKFGIKMEHLEKYPNFTVMHPGPINRGVEMESEVADSDRSIILSQVTNGVAVRMAVLYLLSGGTRI is encoded by the coding sequence ATGGCTGAGAATACCGATATACGCGAATACGATTTTTCTCAGAAACATCTGCTGGGACTCAAAGAGTATTCCAGGGAAGACATTCTCTTTGTGTTGGAACAGGCTAAGTATTTTCGTGAAATTCTGGATCGTCCGGTTCCTAAAGTACCTACCTTGCGAGACAAGACCATCGTCAATCTTTTCTATGAAAACAGTACCAGGACACGCCTCTCCTTCGAGCTGGCTCAAAAGCGGATGGGCGCGGATGTGGTAAATTTTTCAACAGGCTCTTCCAGCGTAAAGAAGGGAGAGACCCTGAAGGATACCATCCGCAACATCAGTTCCATGAAGATCGATATGGTGGTGGTGCGCCATGAGAGTCCGGGTGTGCCTTACTTCCTCACCCGAGTGGTTGATGCCGCAATCATCAATGCCGGTGATGGAGCGCATGAACATCCTACCCAGGCGCTTCTCGATATGTTCACCATGCAGCAGGTGTATCCTGATCTGGAGGGCAGGCATATTGCCATTATCGGGGATATCTCCCATAGCCGGGTGGTTCGCTCGAATATTATCGGATTGAACAAACTGGGAGCCAAAGTGACGGTTTGCGGTCCCAAAACCTTTATGCCCGTCTTTGTGGAAGATCTGGGGGTGGAGGTTTCTTATGACCTTGAGGAGACATTGTCGAGCTGCGACATAGCTATGGCATTGCGTATACAGCTGGAGAGGCAGGATGCCGGTACGGAGCTATTCCCGAGCATCAGGGAATATCATGAGAAGTTTGGTATCAAGATGGAGCACCTGGAGAAGTATCCGAATTTCACCGTCATGCATCCGGGACCGATCAATCGCGGGGTTGAGATGGAGAGTGAAGTGGCCGACAGTGACCGGTCTATCATCCTTAGTCAGGTAACCAACGGTGTCGCGGTAAGGATGGCTGTGCTATACTTATTAAGTGGTGGAACACGAATTTAA